The Leptospira selangorensis sequence GAATGTTATGGGCACTTTCTCAATGGATCGGACCTGATAAGTTCAAAACTCCCGAACCCGAAAGAAAGGCTCCGGATCCGGAAGATTTTGTGGTCCATCCTATCCTAAGACAAACTGCCTTGGACATACTCAAGAAAAACGGAATGTCTATCTAAGCGCTCACAGGCGTATATTTTACGAAATCAATCCCGATCCCGTTCGGATCAGATATCGCAAAATGCCTGTCTCCCCATTCTTCTTCTTTAAGATCCAATAGAAAAGGTAAGTTTTTCTTTTTCAGTTCCGAATAAAGAGAATCTACATCCTCTGTCTCAATCGTGATATACATTCCAAATCCTGAATATTCTTTCTGAAATGCGGAATGTTGGCTCGGAAGATTTGGAAGCAGAAAGGAAATTTCATGTTTTCCGTTCGGTGTAGAAAGTAGAATATACCAATCATTCTCAAAAACGATCTGAAATCCTAATTTGACTACGTAGAATTCTTTGGTTTCCTTCAGTTTACTTGTGACTATTCCTGGATTTAATTTCATAAGTTTCTCCTATGTCTTGAAATTTAACCTGAAACTTAAGATACGGATTGTAAAAATCGGACAAAGTGTTAGTGGAATTTACGCAAAGAAGAAGGTGTAAGACCTGTGAATTTTTTCCAATCCTTGATAAAATGGGATTGGTCATAAAAACCTTCTCCTATTTCCAAAGAGCCGTTTTCTTTCCAATTTCTAAGAGCAGCTTGGAATCTCAGGACTTTTGCAAATTCCTTTGGAGAAAGTCCAATATTCGCTGAAAATAATCTTCTAAGATGTCTGGAAGAAATTTGAAATCCTAATTTTTCAGTGGGTTTTTGAAAATCTGAATATATTTCTTGTAGAGAAGTTTGGATCCTTTGATCAGTTTCCAGGCCCTTCTTCTTTAAAAGTTCCGAAAAATAAAGATCACATGTTTTGATCCGATTGAAAAAAGAATTAGAAATTCTTAATTTTTCTTCTAACTCCTTGGCTTCCGTTGGAAATATTTCATGAAATATAGAAGTTTGGCTTTTAAGTTCTCCTAAATCCATCTTAAAAAATCTACGAATTCCAGAAGGTAAAAATCGTATCCCGAACCAACGGTCACCAGGTTGGATCGGAAAGTTTTCCAAGGAGATAGGGGAGAGTGAAATTAAAATAGGACCATTAGAGTTTATATTCAAGATCAAGTCCACGCAGGCATCAGGAACGACTTGGTATTGGCTTGGAATGGAGAGCTGAGAACTGAATTCCCAATAGTATGCGATGGAAGAGATGAGCTCAGTGCAAGGCGCGATTTCGGAGTATTGGATGCCTAAATTGAGTTGTAATGGGCTGAAATCTTTTTTGTATTCCATCTTTCGAGGTGACTTCTTTATGGGTTTGTTTTCCGACTTGTCATCGTTTCTATTTGTAAAAACCTCGGAAACCTTGAAACGTATTATTACTCGGTTATTTTTCCCTGTCCTTATTTTAGCATTCTCTGCGGTTTTAGCTGCCTGTTTTTTGGAACAACCTAAGGAGTCCCAAAAAGTTGTGCCTCCTGCAGCTCCGGAAGGCCGCCTATTGGCTTCGACTTGGTCCCAAGACTTTTATGCGATGATGAAGTATGTTCATCTATATGATGAGATCCATCCATTTTTATATAATTTGGAAGGTGGACGTAGTAATACAGGACGGATACTTTCTGTTTGGAAGAAGGACGAGATAGACGAAAGGATCCGTTGGTTAAGACTAATGTCTCCGCGTACTTTGATCATTCCCACAATCTTTCGTTGGGAAAACGATTTTGAAAAAGTTTCGGACGTGATCGGCCTGAACGGTAATATCAAAATTAGAGATCTTCATATCCAAAATATTCTGAAAGAGATAGATACTTACGGATATGACGGAATCGATATTGACTATGAAGGAATGACCTGTGAAAAGAAGGAAGTATTTCAGGAATTTCTAATACTTCTTCGCGACGAACTGCATAAAAAGGGAAAAATTTTATCAGTAGCGATCCATCCTAAAACTGTCGCGGAAAAACCTTCCGTCTATCCTTGCAAAGGTCTTAAATCTCCCATCCAAGTGGATTTTTATGAAGCTTATAGAGGACAATTAACCCATGACTATGAGTTTTTGGGAAAGGTTGCGGATAAGATCAAAATTATGGCCTATGAATTACATCCCCGCAAACAAGGTTTTCCGGGGCCGGGACCACAGGCACCTGATTGGTGGATCGATAAAATTTTAGAATATGCGGTTGCTCGTATTCCGAACGAAAAACTGTATATGGCGATTCCAACTTATGGATATGATTGGGCCCTACATTGCCAGGCTGAAACAAAATCAGTCTATTATTCCAGGGCAAAATGGATCCGAGAAAAAATGGCTCCAAGAAAAGAAGAGCCTACAGACGTATTAGAAATTTTTAAAACTCAACCAAAGGCCGCAGATTGGACTTATCTCAGACCTTATTTATATAGGCATCAAGGCCATGTGTATTCGGATCCTTCTCTTTGGTATAGAATGGGTGGTTGTGATCGTGTGGCATTCTATATGAACAGAAGTGCTTTCGAGAAGAAGATGAAAATATTGGATAAGTATAAGATCCGCGGATTTTCCTTTTGGCAATTAATAGAAGATAACGATCCTGAGATTAATAAATATTTGGAAGAAAAATTGGGAAAAGAAGCGGGCTCGTCTTCTTCTCCCTAATGATCTGAATTTCGGGATCCTTAGATTATTTTGCTAAACTAACGATCGGATCTCCCTTCCATTGTGTTGGTTCATGTCCGTAAATCACTTTCACTTTCGAAAATTTTTTAGAGAAGGTATTCATTCTGCGGATAATATCTGTACTTTTCTCCTTATTGGTTGTAGCTCCTGGTGGAACTTCATTTTCGAATCCTGCCTTTAGGTGAGATGAGTCGAAGGTAAATAATAAAGGACCACTAGTAGCATTTAAAAGGACCGCGATTTCTCCTTCCGTATGGCCTGTAGCTGATATAACCCAAACGGATCCGTCTCCATAAAGATCGTACACAGAGCCAAGGATCGGCATTTCAAAAAATTTATCTTTTGGAAGAGTGGAAAGATCGAAATCAAAAGAAAGTGCAGTGGAGGAATAACCGTGGAAAATGGAGAAAGCCTTACTCGCATCTTCGGCTTCTTCCTCCGAGATTAATACCTTGATCGGACCTCTTTTTCTGAGAGCTTCCATCCCTCCGATATGATCCCAGTGTAAATGAGACGCTAAAACGAAATTCAGATCTTTATTCGGAATTTTTAATGTTTCCAATTGACCTGCGACATTACGACCTTTTTCGGACTGACATTTGGTATTAAATAAACCTAATAGCAGATTGAAATCGCATCTATTGTTTGAATCTACTTCCGGTACCCCTGAATCTAAAAGAAAATATCCTTTTTCAGGATGTTTCACTAAATAGCTAAGTACAGGAACCCATTGGTCTTTCTTTTGTTCTTCCGGAGTTTTGGGATGATCGGAATCGATCAGAATGAAAGGCCCTGTAAAAACCTGCCCAGTTAGAAAAGCAGTCACTTCTAAACGACTAGGTTTGGAAAAAACTTCTTCCCAATTTTTAAATTTTAGATCGGATTTAGGATTTATCCAGATTTGTGGCTGTTTATTCATAGGGGCCCCTAAAAAACAATCCGTACAAATTATAAGAGAGAAAGATAATAGGCTCCCAAAAATAATCTTTTGAATATGATTCGACATTTTAAACCTCTACATTTCGGAATTTATGGATTTCCGATTTGTCTAGATCTAAGATACATGGAACTTTATAAATCTCCTGGGACTTTTGTTCCATTCGGCAGGAAAAAAAGTAAAGTATGGAATTTTCGAAAGAAGTTTCAAAAGCTCTGGAGTTAAGCATCTTCTCCTCTTTAGAACAGGAGGTATACCAACCTTTGCTTAAGAAAGGGATTCTGATAAAATTCAAAGCAGGCCAGATGATCCCAAAAAATCCGGGAGACCCGGACTATGCAGGGCTTGTGGTCAGCGGATTTTTTAGAATGTATCTTTTTGCAGAATCGGGGAGACAGACTACTGTTCGCTATACTAAGCAAGGGGATATGATGGGCCTTGTAGGAGCTCTAACACCGGAAGAAAAAACCGGTCAGCCTGAAGAGACTTTCGTCCAAGCAGTGACCGATTCCGAAGTGCTCGCCTTATCTTTTCAGGATTTGAGAACATACGGAAAAAAATCCGCCGAACTCGCTTGGTTATTTGCTGAAGAATGTGCAAGAAGGGCATACGCTGCACTTCGTGAATTGTATGGAGCTAGTTTTACTGGGATTAGACAAAGGCTCGCTCGTCATTTATTATTAAACGCAATAAGTGGAGATATTGCTCCCTTTTTATTTGTCAATTTGTCCCAACAAAATCTTGCGGACTCAATCGGAACCGTAAGAGAAGTAATCGTCAGAGAACTTCGAAATTTAAAGCAGGAAGGATTTATTTCCAGCTCTAAAAACCGGATTGAAATTATAGATCCGATCGGTTTACATTCCATTTCCGAAGAAGGATATTAAGATTCCTTCATGATACTTCCGGAGATGATCAATTTCTGGATCTCGCTTGTTCCTCCACCTATCTCTCCCAATCGAGTGTCTCTATAGAGGCGAGATACTTTGTACTCGTCCATATATCCCGCACCACCATGAATTTGTACTGCAAGATTTGTAACTTCCCTTGCTGCTGTAGTTGCGAATAATTTACAAGCGGCGCATTTTCCGGAAAGACTCATACTTGGTTTTCCTTCCGATTCTATTTTTTCCATTTCCCAAGCAGTGTTATATGTGAGCCACTTAGCCGCCTCGTATTTGGAATAAATTTCTGCGAGCATAAACGCAACACCTTGGTGCTGGTAAATCGATTTGCCGAAACTTTTTCGAGAAGCGGAGAAAGATTTAGATTCATCTAAACAAGCCTTCATAACTCCTAATGAATAAGCGGCTAAAGAAAGTCTTTCCGCATTAAAAGTCTGCATGGTTTGTCTAAAACCTTTTCCCAATTTACCTAAGATATTTTCCTCAGGAACTTCTACATCTTCAAAGAATAATGCACCGGTAGGAGATGCTTTTAGTCCCATCTTATCCATTGCTGCAGATCTGGAGATACCTTTGGAATTCAGATCGACTATAAAATGAGTGAGCCCTTTTTCTTTTCCTGTTTCGTCTTGGGTTCTTGCAAGGACCAAACAATAGTCCGCATTCGGCGCATTTGTGATAAAAGTTTTTTGACCGGAGAGAATATAACGATCTTTACCTGATTTTTTAGCAAGGGAAGAAAGTCCTGAAACGTCGGAACCGCCGTCAGGTTCCGTAACTCCTAAGGAGCCGATTGTTTTGCCCAAGATAATATCAGGTAGATATTTTTTCTTTTGTTCTGGGGTTCCAAAATGTTTAATAGGAAGTCCGAATAAACCTGCAGAGGCACCCGCACTGAAAAAAGTAGAACCACAAGATTCGGAAATGATCTCCATTGCCAAGGTGCTTAAGAAAACTCCTGCACCCTGTCCGCCGAATTCTTCTTCATGCAAAAGACCTAGGTAACCGGCTTCTCCTAGCTTGAGATAATGGGATCCGGGAAGTTCCTTCGTTTTATCCGCTTCTTCCGCAAATGGGCTGATCTCCTTTTTACAAAAATTACGAAACGATTCTGTGAACTCTTGTTCATCGGAACTTAGGCTAAAATCCATTTATGATCCCTCGGATCTTGCTAAACTCGAAGAAAGATACGCGAAGGCAAGTAGAATTCCCTGAATCCGAATATTGTTCGTTAGGAATGCAAACTAAATATGGATCTTAGCTAAAACAATATATTCAGAAAAGTTAAAATACTATTTTCCTTTAAAAACGGCGGTTCTTTTCTCCAATAAGGAGCGGATACCTTCTTGGCCATCTTCCGATTTTAAACAATCGGTTACCAACGGCACTAAATCATCTATTGCCTCTAAATTTCCCACTTCGATTGCTTTTCGTGCGTTTGCCAGAACTGCATCGATTGCTTTCGGAGCCTGGGCGCAAATTTTTTCAGCGAGCTCTATTGCTCTTATTAATAATTCCTTTTTAGGTAGAACTTCCTGTACAATTCCGATCCGATATGCTTCAGTAGCGTCGAAAGTATCTCCTGTTAGAATATATTTCATCGCGTTACCCCAACCGGAAGCTCTTACGAATCGGATTGTGGCTCCGCCAAATGGTAAAATTCCTCTTTGCACTTCCATTTGAGCAAATACGGTTTTCTCTGCGGCGAGTGCTATATCGGAAGCAAGCATCAATTCAATTCCTAAAGTTAGGCAAAACCCATGAACCGCTGTGATCAAAGGTTTTTTGCGAACTCTACCTGTTCCTCCTGTATCCCAAGGGTTGATATTTCCTTTTTGGAAAAAATTCCTGCCTTGATCAATGATGGATTTTGCAACATCTTCCAATTCTAAACCGAAAGTGAAATGAAGACCATTCGCATACAAGACTGCACATCTTGAATTTGGATCATCTTCGTAAACAGTGAGAGCATCGCTTAACTCCATGATCATTTGCGTATTCATCGCGTTTCTGGCATCCGGACGATTGAGTGCGATACAAAACACAGGACCTTTCTTTTCAATTTGGATATAAGTATACGATTTCATAAAATTCTCCGTAGCGAGTAGACCACATAGTCTACTCTTTGGATTATATGTCTTTTGTTTTTCTGAATTTGATGTCGAACTTCTTCGCTTTTTAATAGAAACTAATTTCGTTTCCCAATCAAAATAGAGGCCTTACAGAAGGTTGACAACTCCGATAGATAGTAGATAAAGCCTTGGATGTCTAATCTTCCGATTTATCTTCCGGAACAAATTTCTCATTCTCCGGTATTCTGGATTTTAGTTTCTTTTGCGATCTTCGGAACGTATCTAGGAGCCTTATTATGTATCGGGCAGAATATTTTAGAAAGAAAAACGGCTCTCAATCGTTTACTTTCTTTGTTGTTCGTATGCTTAGGTTTATTACAAGGCACCTGTTTATTTTACGTATTCGGGCTTTCTTCTTCTTTTCCTAGAATTGTACTTCTTCATGTTCCGGTCTTGGGTTCCATAGGCCCCATTTTATATGGAATCCATAAAATTATCCAAAATTCAGAATTCGAAAAATCTACGCTGGGTTTAAGTCCAAAACATTCCATTTTGCCTGGGATCATCTGGATTTTATATTTTTTAAGTTTTGTTCCGGATTCTGATACGATTAGCGACGGCATACGAACATTCTCGGAAACAAGAAGTGCATTCGATCTGGTTTTTCTGATCCCATTACTCGTACTTGCCACCTATATTGCCGGATTGTTGAGAGGGAGCAGAATATTATTTAAACCGAATGTTTTGAAAGAAGAATGGACCGCAAGGGTCCTACTTTATATCATTCTTGCTACGATCGCAAACCATTCGGTAGGTGCTTTTTTTCTAATAGGCAAGAATCCACTCTTTCTGTTAGTCAGCGCTTCTATGATGGGCTTAAGTCTTTGTGTTTCGTATTTAATTGGCAGAAGGTACCCTGCTTATTTCCAAAATTTGCAAGAGGTTGCAAGAGCTACCTTCCAAAAATATTCCCGCTCCTTACTCCAAGGAATGGATCTAGTTACACTCAGAGAAAATTTATTAAAAGAGATGGAAGTCGAAAAATTATACAAAGACGAGGACCTGAGTTTGGCAAGTCTTGCGGATGAGTTAGGACTTTCTTCTCACCAACTTTCGGAACTGATCAACCAAGAAATGGGCAAAAATTTTTCAGCATTCGTAAACGAGTATAGGATCCGAGAGGCTTGCGAGCTGCTTACTAAAAACAAGGAGTCTTCTGTCCTGGATATTGCCTATGAGGTGGGATTTAGGAGTAAAACCTCCTTCCACAGGGCATTTCAGAAAGAAGTGGGAGTTCCTCCATCCGAATATAGGGAGAAAAATTCTTAAAGATCGGTCCCATCCTATCAATTGAAACCGATCCTACGGTTTCGGTTTATAGAATGGAACGACGGATCTGGGATATTGCGTATAATTCCTTCCATCAGTTACATCGGAGTGGATATGAGTTCCCTTACCCTTGAGCGAAAAAACATTTCGGATAGATTTACCGAAAAAGAAAAAACAAAACGTATCATCAAATGGATCCGCCGTTCGGATTCTAAACTCAGAAAACGTTTCTCATTTTTAAAACACCAAGACGCGATCGGATTTTCGATCACTATCGGCTCCGCTTTCGGAATGATCGTACTCGGAAGTTTGTATATAATGGATATTATTCCATTCTGGGCTTGTATAATAGGGAATGGAATCTTGGCTTCCTTTCTACATGAGATGGAGCATGACTTAATCCACAGTATTTATTTTAAAGAAAATCCCAAGATGCAGAATTTTCTATTCTGGATGGTCTGGTTATTCCGCGCAAATACAGTCAATCCTTGGTTTAGAAAAGAGATCCACCTTCTTCATCATAAACTTTCAGGAAATATAGAAGATATAGAAGAAAGATTTATCAGTAATGGAATGCCTTGGGGTATCAGACGAATACTCGTAATGATAGATCCGATCATGGCAGTCGTTCTACAAGGACCTAAGATCAGAAAAGACGCGATCCGATACCTTGCAAAAATAAAAGCCAAACCGATCAAGGGACCTTATCGTTTAGTGTACCTTCTTCTTTGGTATTCATTCTTGATCTGGGGAATGATTTCGTTGATCAATTGGTCATTAGGAAGTCCTATACAAGAAACTGGAACTACTGCCTACATTCATAATTTCTTAAATACTGCAGCGGTGGTATATTTGATCCCTTGTTGGCTCAGACAATCTGCCATACAGATCGTATCTTCTAATATGCATTATTACGGAGATGTGAAGAGTTTATACCAACAGACCCAAGTGTTGGATTCTTGGTGGATATTACCTTTACATTTGTTCTGCTTTAATTTTGGAGCCACACATGGTATCCATCATTTTGTGGTAACACAGCCGTTCTATCTACGACAAGCAGTCGCCCCTAAAGTAAAACCATTCTTAAAAAAATATGGAATTCGTTTTAACGACTTTGAAAGTATGACAAGGGCGAATCGTTACCAAAAAGAAGAAATGGATGGTATTGCGATTCCGGCCTAGTACTTTAAAGTCGGAAATGGCATGCAAAATTTAAAAGAATCCGAAAGACCCCAGGGTCAGTTCATTCGATCCTTAGACCAAGCGGAGGCAAATTTCTGGTTATATGACCGCGCCTCCTCTATGAACTTCTGCGTAATGGCAGAAGGCGAAGGTTCTTTTTCGGAAGAAAGTTTACGTAAAGCCCTGGACCTTATCCAAAACAAACATGCGTTAGCTAAGGTTCAGATCTTAAAACAGGCCGGACAAGATTCTCATTTATACTTTGCAACCTCGGACAAAAAAATCCCCATCCAAAAAGATTTCTATTCTCCTGATTGGAAATCCAAATTAGCTAAGGAAACGATCCGACTTTTTGAATTGGGAGATTCTCCTTTAATCAGAACTATATTTTATACTTCCGGAAATTCAAAGTTTGCGATCGGTGTTATCTTTCATCATAGCATCGGAGATGGAAGATCAGGTTGCAGATTTCTTTTAGATGTACTAAGAGCTAGCACGGGAGAAGCGGACGAAATTGAGGAAGATTCGGAATATTCTTCCTTAATGGAATTATATCCTGCGGAAGAATTATACAAAGGTGAGCCTAAACCTGAGAAACCTTTGACGATTCCTCAATTCTCTCGCAAAAAAGAAGAACAAGATCCTGAGATCATTAGTTTTTATTTAGAAGAAGAAGATGTAAATTCTATCTTAAAAACTTCTAAACAAAAAAAGATATCCCTTCATGGGATCTTAGGCGCTTCTCAAGTAACTGCGCTCGCAGATTTTTTTGACAAAGGCCAAGAAGGAGTATTATATCTTTCTACTCCAGCGGACTTAAGGCCTCATTTGAGTCATCCGGTGCCGGATTCCGCATTAGGACTTTATATCTCTCTATTCACTACTCCGGTGAATATTAGAGATCCATTTGATATTAAAGCAAAAGCAATCATGAATGATGTAAGAGCTCGTATTGGAAGAAGGGAAGGTAGAGCATTTTACGAATTACTTCCTCCTTCGGAACAATTTTTGGAAAAAGAAGATGGGCTAAAACTTTTCCAATTACTCATGAATCGGAATCCTCAAGCCAGTTTGCTGAGCAATGTGGGAATTATCCCTGTTTTGGCATCGGATGAAATAAAAGTAAAAGAACTTTCTTTTACGGTCCATCCTGCTTTGACCCAAACAGTTTTCACGACGGTGACTACTTACGAAAACAGAATGGCAATCAATATAAACTACGATAAAAATCGTTGGAAAGAAGGGGATATCTCTCAATTTGCATATTCTTTCCGAAAGAATATACTTTCGAATTCTTGAAAATTTGATTTTGTTTTCCCAAAATGTTCCTTCGGGTTTCTTGCTTCCTATAGATGTTTAAAACGGAAGGATTCTTTTTCTGTTTATAAAAACTCTTCTGCCCAGGATCCAGCCCCAGATCAGGAACCCGCACCCTAGATAAGAGATCAGGTTCGGGACTAGAAGAATTTCCACTTCTGCAAGTACAGGAACTTGCATGGTCAGACCTGCAAGCATTATGATTGTATGAATTTCCGCAACTCTTGACTTCTTCTCATCTAGATATTTACCTAAACCTCCTCCGCTAATGAATACTAAAACTCCGAAGATAGCTCCAATTCTTCCGGTATATGCGGAGAAGTATTCGAAATTTTGAATATCAGGAAATTGGAATAGAATGATAAACGGACGAGAAAAAAGAAAACTTAAGGAAATAATCCCCAAGTATCGATGAAGTCTGAGTTTGTTTTTAGGCGAAAGTTCCAAGGCAGAAACTTAAGCGGGATCTCCGCTGCCTACAGGAACCGGTTCGTTTTCAGGAAGTAAACTTAAACCGCCGGCTTCCAATGCAGGTTCGGAGATAGTTTCCGTCGGGATCGGTTGAGATTTTTTAGAAAGTTTGAAATAATAATAGAGCGGAATAGAGAATAGAGTGAACCCAAAACCCCAAAGAGCTTCTGCACTTTTGTTGTATAGCAATGTTGCAATAATCAGAATATTAGAAAGTATATATAGATAGGTTGAATAAGGATAGCCTGGTATCTTAAATTCATTTTTTAAATGTCTTTTTTCGAAAATGACAGGAGTGTAAGCGGTGATCGTTGCAAGTAATAGTGTGGAGCAAGTGATCAGATATAAAAGTGATTCTATCTCTTTTACAAAACAAAAAAGACAAGCATACAAAAACTGAAAGATCAAAGACTTATAAGGGCTATGATATTTAGAATGTAATTTGGCCATACTCGGAAAGAAGAATCCGTCTCTTGCCATAGCAAAATAGATCCTGGAACCGCCGATGATATAAGCGGAAATTCCGCCTAGGAATACCCAGCAAATAAATGCAGTGATCAGGATATTCACACCATTTCCGAATAAAAATCCGGAAGCAGTCACACCGATCTTCTCGTCTCCCGCCAAAAATTGGACAGGAGCAGAGCTCAAATACAGAAAATTGATCAGAACATAAAGAAGAGTCACTAAAATGCAGGAAACGATCACTGCTTTGTAAATATTCTTCTCCGGATCCTTTACTTCTTCTGCTACGTAAGTGATCATATTCCAGCCCAAATAAGAAAAGGTGACCGGGATCGCTCCTGCAAGTAAAAGATTCCATCCCTGAAGATCGGAAGGGATCAGAGAAAAAGATTCAAAATTTTGAATATTATAATTTCCTATAGTAAAACCCAGAGTCACGAAAGCGACTAAACCCAAAATTTTGAAAGTAGTGAAAAAATTTTGGATACGAGAAGCGAATCCGATACCGAAAAAGTTCACGATCGTAAAAAATAAGATCGTGGAGATCCCTATGATTTGAGCTATACCCAGGGAGAATGTGATGCCTAAAAACTTGGACTCTAAGAAATAAATGTCCCAACTGGGATTAAATAAGGTTAAAAACGATTTAGAGAAAGCAATTGCGGAAAGAGAGATAGATGCCGAAAAATTCACAGACAAAGAAAGCCAGCCGCTCGAAAACGCAACGATAGGAGAGTAGGCCTCCTTTAGATAAACATAATCTCCTCCAGCATACGGAAAGATGCTCGCCGATTTCGCATAACTCATCGCACCTGCGATTGCGAGCAACCCACCCAAGATCCAACAGAGGAGTGCCCAATTCGGATTGGCGGTTTGGGTCAGTATATAGCCCGTAGTGATAAAAATCCCCGGTCCGACCATAGAGCTGAACATGAGAGAAATGGAATCGTAA is a genomic window containing:
- a CDS encoding glycosyl hydrolase family 18 protein, translated to MMKYVHLYDEIHPFLYNLEGGRSNTGRILSVWKKDEIDERIRWLRLMSPRTLIIPTIFRWENDFEKVSDVIGLNGNIKIRDLHIQNILKEIDTYGYDGIDIDYEGMTCEKKEVFQEFLILLRDELHKKGKILSVAIHPKTVAEKPSVYPCKGLKSPIQVDFYEAYRGQLTHDYEFLGKVADKIKIMAYELHPRKQGFPGPGPQAPDWWIDKILEYAVARIPNEKLYMAIPTYGYDWALHCQAETKSVYYSRAKWIREKMAPRKEEPTDVLEIFKTQPKAADWTYLRPYLYRHQGHVYSDPSLWYRMGGCDRVAFYMNRSAFEKKMKILDKYKIRGFSFWQLIEDNDPEINKYLEEKLGKEAGSSSSP
- a CDS encoding helix-turn-helix domain-containing protein; this translates as MEYKKDFSPLQLNLGIQYSEIAPCTELISSIAYYWEFSSQLSIPSQYQVVPDACVDLILNINSNGPILISLSPISLENFPIQPGDRWFGIRFLPSGIRRFFKMDLGELKSQTSIFHEIFPTEAKELEEKLRISNSFFNRIKTCDLYFSELLKKKGLETDQRIQTSLQEIYSDFQKPTEKLGFQISSRHLRRLFSANIGLSPKEFAKVLRFQAALRNWKENGSLEIGEGFYDQSHFIKDWKKFTGLTPSSLRKFH
- a CDS encoding condensation domain-containing protein; the encoded protein is MQNLKESERPQGQFIRSLDQAEANFWLYDRASSMNFCVMAEGEGSFSEESLRKALDLIQNKHALAKVQILKQAGQDSHLYFATSDKKIPIQKDFYSPDWKSKLAKETIRLFELGDSPLIRTIFYTSGNSKFAIGVIFHHSIGDGRSGCRFLLDVLRASTGEADEIEEDSEYSSLMELYPAEELYKGEPKPEKPLTIPQFSRKKEEQDPEIISFYLEEEDVNSILKTSKQKKISLHGILGASQVTALADFFDKGQEGVLYLSTPADLRPHLSHPVPDSALGLYISLFTTPVNIRDPFDIKAKAIMNDVRARIGRREGRAFYELLPPSEQFLEKEDGLKLFQLLMNRNPQASLLSNVGIIPVLASDEIKVKELSFTVHPALTQTVFTTVTTYENRMAININYDKNRWKEGDISQFAYSFRKNILSNS
- a CDS encoding fatty acid desaturase — protein: MSSLTLERKNISDRFTEKEKTKRIIKWIRRSDSKLRKRFSFLKHQDAIGFSITIGSAFGMIVLGSLYIMDIIPFWACIIGNGILASFLHEMEHDLIHSIYFKENPKMQNFLFWMVWLFRANTVNPWFRKEIHLLHHKLSGNIEDIEERFISNGMPWGIRRILVMIDPIMAVVLQGPKIRKDAIRYLAKIKAKPIKGPYRLVYLLLWYSFLIWGMISLINWSLGSPIQETGTTAYIHNFLNTAAVVYLIPCWLRQSAIQIVSSNMHYYGDVKSLYQQTQVLDSWWILPLHLFCFNFGATHGIHHFVVTQPFYLRQAVAPKVKPFLKKYGIRFNDFESMTRANRYQKEEMDGIAIPA
- a CDS encoding Crp/Fnr family transcriptional regulator — protein: MEFSKEVSKALELSIFSSLEQEVYQPLLKKGILIKFKAGQMIPKNPGDPDYAGLVVSGFFRMYLFAESGRQTTVRYTKQGDMMGLVGALTPEEKTGQPEETFVQAVTDSEVLALSFQDLRTYGKKSAELAWLFAEECARRAYAALRELYGASFTGIRQRLARHLLLNAISGDIAPFLFVNLSQQNLADSIGTVREVIVRELRNLKQEGFISSSKNRIEIIDPIGLHSISEEGY
- a CDS encoding crotonase/enoyl-CoA hydratase family protein; the encoded protein is MKSYTYIQIEKKGPVFCIALNRPDARNAMNTQMIMELSDALTVYEDDPNSRCAVLYANGLHFTFGLELEDVAKSIIDQGRNFFQKGNINPWDTGGTGRVRKKPLITAVHGFCLTLGIELMLASDIALAAEKTVFAQMEVQRGILPFGGATIRFVRASGWGNAMKYILTGDTFDATEAYRIGIVQEVLPKKELLIRAIELAEKICAQAPKAIDAVLANARKAIEVGNLEAIDDLVPLVTDCLKSEDGQEGIRSLLEKRTAVFKGK
- a CDS encoding VOC family protein, translating into MKLNPGIVTSKLKETKEFYVVKLGFQIVFENDWYILLSTPNGKHEISFLLPNLPSQHSAFQKEYSGFGMYITIETEDVDSLYSELKKKNLPFLLDLKEEEWGDRHFAISDPNGIGIDFVKYTPVSA
- a CDS encoding helix-turn-helix domain-containing protein, which produces MSNLPIYLPEQISHSPVFWILVSFAIFGTYLGALLCIGQNILERKTALNRLLSLLFVCLGLLQGTCLFYVFGLSSSFPRIVLLHVPVLGSIGPILYGIHKIIQNSEFEKSTLGLSPKHSILPGIIWILYFLSFVPDSDTISDGIRTFSETRSAFDLVFLIPLLVLATYIAGLLRGSRILFKPNVLKEEWTARVLLYIILATIANHSVGAFFLIGKNPLFLLVSASMMGLSLCVSYLIGRRYPAYFQNLQEVARATFQKYSRSLLQGMDLVTLRENLLKEMEVEKLYKDEDLSLASLADELGLSSHQLSELINQEMGKNFSAFVNEYRIREACELLTKNKESSVLDIAYEVGFRSKTSFHRAFQKEVGVPPSEYREKNS
- a CDS encoding acyl-CoA dehydrogenase family protein; the encoded protein is MDFSLSSDEQEFTESFRNFCKKEISPFAEEADKTKELPGSHYLKLGEAGYLGLLHEEEFGGQGAGVFLSTLAMEIISESCGSTFFSAGASAGLFGLPIKHFGTPEQKKKYLPDIILGKTIGSLGVTEPDGGSDVSGLSSLAKKSGKDRYILSGQKTFITNAPNADYCLVLARTQDETGKEKGLTHFIVDLNSKGISRSAAMDKMGLKASPTGALFFEDVEVPEENILGKLGKGFRQTMQTFNAERLSLAAYSLGVMKACLDESKSFSASRKSFGKSIYQHQGVAFMLAEIYSKYEAAKWLTYNTAWEMEKIESEGKPSMSLSGKCAACKLFATTAAREVTNLAVQIHGGAGYMDEYKVSRLYRDTRLGEIGGGTSEIQKLIISGSIMKES
- a CDS encoding MBL fold metallo-hydrolase: MNKQPQIWINPKSDLKFKNWEEVFSKPSRLEVTAFLTGQVFTGPFILIDSDHPKTPEEQKKDQWVPVLSYLVKHPEKGYFLLDSGVPEVDSNNRCDFNLLLGLFNTKCQSEKGRNVAGQLETLKIPNKDLNFVLASHLHWDHIGGMEALRKRGPIKVLISEEEAEDASKAFSIFHGYSSTALSFDFDLSTLPKDKFFEMPILGSVYDLYGDGSVWVISATGHTEGEIAVLLNATSGPLLFTFDSSHLKAGFENEVPPGATTNKEKSTDIIRRMNTFSKKFSKVKVIYGHEPTQWKGDPIVSLAK